A stretch of Candidatus Bipolaricaulota bacterium DNA encodes these proteins:
- a CDS encoding M48 family metallopeptidase: protein MYKQIDSNKRKSFFLVTIFIIIVLLLGAIFGYLTGYFFEFVFLAIVISLVMTLVSYFQGDKIALASAGAVGPIAESENKYVYRLVQNLCITAGLPMPKIYLINDPAPNAFATGRKPEMASIALTTGLIEKLENEELEGVIAHELSHIKNYDIRLMMMVLILVGTVALMANWFFRFSAFGGRSRDRSGQAGGILIIVGIVLSLLSPLIAELIKLAISRKREFLADADGALLTRYPEGLAKALEKISAYDRPMAKASNASAHLYIANPFFGQKKFLTGLFSTHPPIEKRIGELRGMERNL, encoded by the coding sequence ATGTACAAACAAATAGACTCCAATAAAAGAAAAAGTTTTTTTCTGGTAACCATCTTCATTATCATTGTGTTATTGTTGGGCGCGATTTTCGGATATTTGACCGGATACTTTTTCGAATTCGTCTTTTTGGCTATTGTCATTTCGCTGGTCATGACGCTGGTCAGCTATTTTCAAGGAGATAAAATCGCGCTCGCTTCCGCCGGTGCGGTCGGGCCGATAGCCGAATCGGAGAATAAATACGTTTATCGATTGGTGCAAAATTTATGCATCACCGCCGGCCTGCCCATGCCGAAAATTTATCTGATCAATGACCCGGCGCCCAACGCTTTTGCCACGGGCAGAAAACCTGAGATGGCTTCGATCGCCTTGACCACGGGCCTGATTGAAAAGCTGGAAAACGAAGAACTCGAAGGCGTCATCGCCCATGAATTGTCGCACATAAAAAATTACGATATCAGACTGATGATGATGGTGCTGATTCTGGTCGGCACGGTGGCGCTCATGGCCAATTGGTTTTTCAGATTCTCCGCTTTCGGCGGACGCTCGCGAGATCGAAGCGGCCAAGCAGGAGGAATTTTGATTATCGTCGGCATCGTATTATCTCTTTTATCTCCTTTGATCGCCGAATTGATCAAATTGGCCATTTCTAGAAAAAGAGAATTTTTGGCTGACGCAGACGGCGCGCTTTTGACTCGCTATCCTGAAGGCTTGGCCAAAGCTCTTGAAAAAATCTCAGCTTACGACAGACCCATGGCCAAAGCCAGCAACGCCTCGGCCCATCTTTACATCGCCAATCCGTTTTTCGGGCAAAAAAAATTTTTGACCGGCTTATTTTCCACTCATCCGCCGATTGAAAAAAGAATCGGCGAACTCAGAGGCATGGAAAGAAATTTATAA
- a CDS encoding LemA family protein, with protein sequence MTGLLIVIAAIVVIALWLVGIYNGLIKLKNRTQEAWSDIDVQLKRRYDLIPNLVETVKGYATHEQSTFLKVTEARNMAMAATTPEEKAKTENMLSSTLKTLFAVAENYPELKANQNFLQLQDELSDTENKIQSSRRFYNGNVRDFNTKIEVFPNNMIAGTLGFKKFEYFEAEEEEKKNVKVSFQNEQPATPAPAPENKPENMNGESESKPQ encoded by the coding sequence ATGACAGGTTTACTAATAGTCATTGCAGCGATCGTGGTTATCGCCCTTTGGCTGGTCGGAATTTACAACGGTTTAATCAAGCTGAAAAACAGAACGCAAGAAGCTTGGTCCGATATCGACGTGCAGCTGAAAAGGCGCTATGATCTGATCCCCAATTTGGTGGAAACGGTCAAAGGCTACGCCACTCACGAGCAATCGACATTTCTCAAAGTCACCGAGGCGAGGAACATGGCCATGGCGGCCACCACGCCCGAAGAAAAAGCCAAAACGGAAAACATGCTTTCTTCCACTTTGAAAACCTTGTTCGCTGTCGCTGAAAATTATCCGGAATTGAAAGCGAATCAAAATTTCTTGCAACTGCAAGATGAATTGTCCGACACGGAAAATAAAATTCAATCTTCCCGCAGATTTTACAATGGCAATGTCAGAGACTTTAACACCAAAATCGAAGTTTTTCCGAACAACATGATTGCCGGAACTTTAGGATTTAAAAAATTCGAATATTTCGAGGCGGAGGAAGAAGAAAAGAAAAACGTGAAAGTCAGTTTTCAGAACGAACAACCGGCGACTCCGGCTCCTGCTCCGGAAAATAAACCGGAAAACATGAACGGAGAAAGCGAATCAAAGCCGCAATAA
- a CDS encoding N-acetylmuramoyl-L-alanine amidase: protein MKKIALFAFCIFFVLSIRPADAANTFCDCQNRTGDCQILCSGYQDSDKICECEVGQSFTAIDQTVCDTQCAAQAAAAASANLPKVNSIFCDCNTQISQTNDQCKTQCPNYNNQKICMCAIGAKPTTMNADATAAVCQTDCQTAAAGQTETSPPAETSVEAGQPAPATSPAIKPKLYVPIPDLHFSDVVLATTGGGAASLPWISEYVIAVYKYAMGIGSILGIIMIMIAGVLYLTSAGNPQRVGQAKDYIVGSVIGLTVLFSSYLILNFINPQLTKLGSLQFQTVSLEQLEIEFQDAEAVGREDVNAGDYAPIPGAAPSAPAPRPSGEVLPVVALDPDNCKPSKPSGIGNASLLSKYQEMNCLSLGQRSLANITRVYIHEGSTAEKNVKSWINKYKKEGKTISSHYTINRDGTIYQMLGEEKVAAHVPCRKVFNERTGKKDKCDPNGIPNKNSIGIDLEVNVRTAYYWSKINTCLGLVKDKKIKGVENTKEAAIEFCTPTYTQAQYDSLKKLLQSIAGRTGYSYDISHTFAHCEWGGHTDPRNFDWSKLGQSTETHQDRNPSYCKYFPIYEERVKELADKLFQ from the coding sequence ATGAAAAAAATCGCGCTTTTCGCTTTTTGCATTTTTTTCGTTTTATCAATCAGGCCGGCTGACGCGGCCAATACTTTTTGCGATTGCCAAAACAGAACCGGCGACTGCCAAATACTTTGCAGCGGCTATCAAGATTCGGATAAAATTTGCGAATGCGAAGTCGGACAATCCTTTACCGCTATAGATCAAACGGTCTGCGACACCCAATGCGCGGCTCAAGCCGCGGCCGCCGCGAGCGCGAATTTACCCAAAGTCAATTCCATTTTCTGCGATTGCAACACTCAAATTTCGCAAACAAACGATCAATGTAAAACACAATGTCCCAATTACAATAATCAAAAAATCTGCATGTGCGCAATCGGCGCCAAACCGACAACGATGAACGCGGATGCGACCGCCGCCGTCTGCCAAACAGATTGCCAAACCGCGGCGGCCGGGCAAACGGAAACCTCTCCGCCCGCCGAAACCTCGGTTGAAGCCGGACAACCGGCTCCGGCCACCTCGCCGGCCATCAAACCCAAATTATACGTGCCCATTCCCGATCTCCATTTTTCCGATGTTGTCTTGGCCACCACTGGCGGCGGCGCGGCCAGCCTGCCTTGGATTTCCGAATATGTCATTGCCGTTTACAAATACGCCATGGGCATCGGTTCTATTTTGGGCATTATTATGATCATGATCGCCGGGGTCTTGTACCTGACCTCAGCCGGCAATCCTCAAAGAGTCGGACAGGCCAAAGATTATATTGTCGGCTCAGTGATCGGCTTGACCGTTTTGTTTTCTTCGTATTTGATTTTGAATTTTATCAATCCTCAATTAACAAAATTAGGCAGTCTCCAATTTCAAACCGTTTCTTTGGAACAACTTGAGATAGAATTCCAAGACGCGGAAGCCGTGGGCAGAGAGGATGTTAATGCCGGAGATTACGCCCCCATTCCCGGAGCCGCGCCTTCGGCGCCCGCTCCCCGCCCGTCAGGAGAAGTATTGCCTGTAGTTGCGCTAGATCCAGACAATTGTAAACCCAGTAAACCCAGTGGGATTGGCAACGCATCCTTGCTTTCAAAATATCAGGAAATGAATTGTTTAAGCCTTGGCCAAAGAAGTTTAGCTAACATAACCAGAGTATACATTCATGAGGGTTCAACCGCCGAAAAAAATGTAAAATCTTGGATTAATAAATACAAAAAAGAAGGAAAAACCATAAGCAGCCACTACACGATCAACCGCGACGGAACAATCTATCAAATGTTAGGTGAAGAAAAAGTCGCGGCTCATGTTCCATGTAGAAAAGTTTTTAATGAAAGAACCGGAAAAAAAGATAAATGTGACCCAAATGGAATACCCAACAAGAACTCCATTGGAATTGATTTGGAAGTCAATGTCCGAACAGCATACTATTGGAGCAAAATCAATACTTGCTTGGGATTGGTGAAAGATAAAAAGATTAAAGGGGTTGAAAACACAAAGGAAGCCGCGATCGAATTCTGCACACCCACATATACCCAAGCCCAGTATGATTCTCTGAAAAAATTATTGCAGAGCATTGCCGGCAGAACAGGCTATTCTTATGACATAAGCCACACTTTCGCTCATTGCGAATGGGGCGGGCACACCGATCCTCGAAACTTTGACTGGTCAAAACTGGGTCAAAGCACTGAGACGCATCAAGACAGAAATCCGAGCTATTGTAAATATTTTCCCATTTATGAAGAGAGGGTCAAAGAACTTGCTGATAAACTTTTTCAATAA
- a CDS encoding phosphomannomutase/phosphoglucomutase, whose amino-acid sequence MKDHEIFKAYDIRGVYPERINKEFAFLLGRAAVAFASAKTVLVGADARISSPELKQSLIEGIIDGGAEAIDIGLASTPLFNFSVLTDKKVDLGIMVTASHNPKEWNGFKFLDKNGEPIGLEHGLNKIKHLMAEAEFEQKEKGAVKELNFQKEYLDKILSLIDIEKIKPFKVVIDTANAVGGLLIDQIMDRLPCRVEYLFKELDGNFPNHEANPLKKETLVALVAKVKESGADLGVAFDGDADRVGFVDDQGNILSGDIATALLAEKVLTKHPGGKVIYDLRSGWAVKEAVLKAGGQPVMFKVGRTLIIKEMARQKAVFAGELSSHFYYRDFFNVESADLTMLYMLELLSEKNEKLSKMVRAVDVYFRSGELNFEVNDQDGVMNNLKSKYAAGAKDVSQMDGIRIEFDDWWFNVRASNTESVLRLNLEAKTKEMMEAKTTEISALIKHET is encoded by the coding sequence ATGAAAGACCATGAAATTTTCAAGGCCTATGATATTAGAGGCGTTTATCCCGAGCGGATAAACAAGGAATTCGCTTTTTTGCTGGGCCGAGCGGCTGTGGCCTTTGCCAGTGCCAAGACCGTGCTGGTCGGCGCCGATGCCAGAATTTCCAGTCCGGAATTGAAACAATCTTTGATCGAAGGCATCATTGACGGGGGAGCGGAGGCGATCGATATCGGCTTGGCTTCCACGCCGCTGTTTAATTTTTCCGTTTTGACTGACAAAAAAGTCGATTTGGGAATTATGGTGACGGCCTCGCATAATCCCAAAGAATGGAACGGTTTTAAATTCTTGGATAAAAACGGCGAACCGATCGGACTGGAACATGGTTTGAATAAAATCAAGCATTTGATGGCTGAGGCCGAGTTCGAACAAAAGGAAAAAGGCGCGGTCAAAGAATTGAATTTTCAAAAAGAATATTTGGATAAAATTTTATCCTTGATCGATATTGAGAAAATCAAGCCGTTCAAAGTGGTCATTGACACGGCCAATGCCGTGGGAGGACTTTTGATAGACCAAATCATGGATCGTTTGCCTTGCCGCGTTGAATATTTATTTAAGGAACTTGACGGCAATTTCCCCAATCATGAGGCCAACCCCTTGAAAAAGGAAACTCTGGTCGCTTTGGTGGCCAAAGTCAAAGAAAGCGGCGCGGACTTGGGAGTGGCCTTTGACGGCGACGCGGATCGCGTCGGTTTTGTCGATGACCAAGGAAATATTTTGTCAGGCGATATCGCAACCGCGCTTTTGGCCGAGAAAGTTTTGACCAAGCATCCGGGCGGCAAAGTCATTTATGATCTGCGCTCCGGCTGGGCGGTCAAAGAGGCGGTTTTGAAAGCCGGCGGTCAGCCGGTCATGTTCAAGGTGGGCAGGACATTGATTATAAAGGAAATGGCCAGACAAAAAGCGGTTTTTGCCGGAGAATTGTCCAGCCACTTTTATTACCGTGATTTCTTCAATGTCGAGTCCGCTGATTTGACCATGCTTTACATGCTTGAATTGCTGTCGGAAAAAAATGAAAAATTATCGAAAATGGTCAGGGCGGTGGATGTTTATTTTCGATCGGGTGAATTGAATTTCGAAGTCAATGACCAGGACGGCGTCATGAATAATTTAAAATCAAAATACGCGGCCGGCGCCAAAGACGTTTCGCAAATGGACGGGATCAGAATAGAATTTGATGATTGGTGGTTCAATGTGAGAGCATCGAACACCGAGTCGGTGCTTAGATTGAATTTGGAAGCAAAGACCAAAGAGATGATGGAGGCAAAGACGACTGAAATATCAGCTTTGATTAAGCATGAAACATAA
- a CDS encoding N-acetylmuramoyl-L-alanine amidase: MKKIFIYFFFSLIFLTLSAQDSFGASVFCDCAAQSGCALTCQGQSTAAKICQCANGNDYSVSSQSECVNQCNITNSEILSYCECPVSGECPTLCSNTPADSKICKCDNGNTISVANSTQCDTQCAAQAAAAASANLPTVNSIFCDCNTQISQTNDQCKTQCPNYNNQKICMCGLGAKPKTMNAEATPAVCQTDCQAAALAVTSAPAETAAEPGQPAPATSPAIKPKLTVPIPDLHFSDVVLATAGGGAASLPWISEYVIAVYKYAMGIGSILAVIMIMIAGILYLTSAGNPQRIGQAKGYIIGSITGLTILFSSYLLLNLINPALTRLGPIGIGVVEAERLAWEESFAIAEAAAITPPNVEQTDPEKLIPTERAGCTDTGKASKPSGFSMANTSLLGKLDCNATRQRQVSSIKYIVLHDGGGAAFNVSFWTKRCQEKGYQSCPASHYTINRSGAIYQTLGEEKVAYHAQAYNSAGIGIDLENDLPSKFIYSRVDDCLTACKDGKYPCKKATANNKQYAISKCTPEKSVSQYVSLALLIQDIRTRAPGAKVVAHCEGGVHSDPRNFNWRLIGIDPAAHPDTAHCKFYPTYSDRVKSLADKIFGP, translated from the coding sequence ATGAAAAAAATATTTATTTACTTCTTCTTCAGCTTGATTTTTTTAACACTGAGCGCCCAGGATTCGTTCGGGGCTTCGGTTTTTTGCGATTGCGCCGCTCAAAGCGGTTGCGCGCTAACATGCCAAGGGCAAAGTACGGCTGCGAAAATATGCCAGTGCGCCAATGGAAATGATTATAGCGTTTCCAGCCAAAGCGAGTGCGTTAATCAATGCAATATAACTAATTCAGAAATCCTATCATATTGCGAATGCCCTGTCAGCGGCGAATGCCCAACTTTATGTTCAAATACGCCCGCTGATTCAAAGATATGCAAATGCGACAACGGCAATACAATATCAGTCGCAAACTCGACTCAATGCGACACTCAATGCGCGGCTCAAGCCGCGGCCGCCGCGAGCGCGAATTTGCCCACGGTCAATTCCATTTTTTGCGATTGCAACACTCAAATTTCGCAAACAAACGATCAATGCAAAACTCAATGCCCCAATTACAATAATCAAAAAATCTGCATGTGCGGACTTGGCGCCAAACCGAAAACGATGAATGCCGAAGCGACCCCCGCCGTCTGCCAAACCGATTGCCAAGCCGCTGCGCTGGCTGTAACTTCCGCTCCGGCCGAGACCGCGGCCGAGCCCGGACAACCGGCTCCGGCCACCTCGCCGGCCATCAAACCAAAACTTACCGTGCCCATTCCGGATCTCCATTTTTCCGATGTCGTTTTGGCCACCGCGGGCGGCGGCGCGGCCAGCCTGCCTTGGATTTCCGAATATGTCATCGCGGTTTACAAATACGCCATGGGTATCGGCTCGATTTTGGCCGTGATCATGATCATGATCGCCGGAATTTTATACCTGACCTCGGCCGGCAATCCGCAAAGAATCGGCCAGGCCAAAGGCTACATCATCGGCTCGATCACGGGCCTGACAATTTTATTCAGTTCGTATTTGCTTTTGAATTTGATCAATCCGGCATTGACGCGATTGGGACCTATTGGGATTGGAGTTGTTGAGGCGGAAAGGCTGGCATGGGAAGAATCTTTCGCGATTGCGGAGGCAGCAGCGATAACGCCACCGAATGTTGAACAAACAGATCCTGAAAAATTAATACCAACCGAAAGAGCCGGTTGCACGGATACAGGTAAGGCAAGCAAGCCATCCGGATTTAGCATGGCGAATACTTCTCTTCTAGGTAAACTCGACTGCAACGCGACACGCCAAAGGCAAGTAAGCAGCATAAAATATATCGTATTGCACGACGGCGGCGGCGCCGCGTTCAATGTGAGTTTTTGGACAAAAAGATGTCAAGAAAAAGGCTATCAGAGTTGCCCGGCTTCTCACTACACAATCAATAGAAGCGGGGCGATATATCAAACATTGGGAGAAGAAAAAGTCGCCTACCACGCTCAAGCGTATAATTCCGCCGGCATCGGCATAGATTTGGAAAATGATTTGCCATCGAAATTCATTTACAGTAGGGTAGATGATTGCCTGACAGCCTGCAAAGACGGCAAATATCCGTGCAAAAAAGCGACCGCGAACAATAAACAATACGCTATCAGCAAGTGCACGCCAGAAAAATCAGTGTCGCAATACGTGTCCCTGGCATTGCTTATACAAGACATCAGGACGCGCGCCCCAGGAGCTAAGGTAGTGGCTCACTGCGAAGGAGGAGTTCATAGCGATCCGCGCAATTTTAATTGGAGATTGATTGGGATTGATCCCGCGGCGCATCCAGACACAGCCCATTGTAAATTTTATCCCACTTACTCAGACAGGGTAAAATCCTTGGCAGATAAAATTTTTGGCCCATAA
- the murI gene encoding glutamate racemase, translating into MIGVFDSGLGGLTVLRQLLKNLPQYDYLYLGDTARVPYGNRSAEAIYEFSKQACDYLFEQGCELIIVACNTSSGLALKRLQEDYLPVKNSETKRILGVIRPVAEFFAVKDYKRIGVIGTRGTIASNVYKKELEKLKSKAKIFQAATPLFVPLIEENWLNRPETMRILRTYLRPLKNKKIQSLILGCTHYPILIKQIRRVMGKQVDVPNPAKIVAESLKDYLKRHPEIETKLGKNKERKYLATDLTENFEKMAERFLGQKLKIEQVDLRST; encoded by the coding sequence ATGATTGGAGTATTCGATTCAGGCCTGGGCGGCTTAACGGTCCTTAGGCAATTATTGAAAAATTTGCCGCAATACGATTACTTGTATTTGGGCGACACGGCCCGCGTGCCTTACGGCAATCGCTCGGCCGAGGCGATTTATGAGTTTTCCAAACAAGCTTGCGATTATTTGTTTGAGCAAGGCTGTGAATTGATTATCGTGGCTTGCAATACTTCCTCAGGCTTGGCTTTGAAAAGATTGCAAGAGGATTATCTGCCGGTGAAAAATTCCGAGACGAAAAGAATACTCGGAGTCATCAGGCCGGTGGCGGAATTTTTCGCCGTAAAAGATTATAAAAGAATCGGGGTCATCGGCACCAGGGGCACCATCGCGTCAAATGTTTATAAAAAAGAATTGGAAAAATTAAAATCAAAAGCCAAGATTTTTCAAGCGGCCACCCCTTTGTTCGTGCCGCTGATTGAAGAAAATTGGCTCAATCGTCCGGAAACCATGAGGATTTTGAGAACTTATCTGCGGCCGTTAAAAAACAAAAAAATTCAAAGTTTGATTTTGGGTTGCACTCATTATCCGATTTTAATCAAGCAAATCAGGCGGGTGATGGGAAAGCAAGTCGATGTTCCCAACCCGGCCAAGATCGTGGCCGAGTCGCTGAAAGATTATTTGAAAAGACATCCTGAAATCGAAACGAAATTGGGTAAAAATAAAGAGAGAAAATATTTGGCGACTGATTTGACGGAGAATTTTGAAAAGATGGCCGAGAGGTTTTTGGGACAGAAATTAAAAATCGAGCAGGTTGATTTACGTAGCACGTAG
- a CDS encoding ATP-dependent Clp protease ATP-binding subunit yields the protein MYSDKFDNNVKKAIYKAFNIAKATGCEQVLPAHLLLALIKQKGTIANELLSPKSLESKILDTVSKHKSSETLRKLPTLSLSTEEIVLRAAKTAFENKHPFIGTEHLFHAIISDESNDLKEIFSNKINRANIKTQLKARFSGISRFPEIRDMFNFFQADMPTDIIDNPAGDKKQNLLEFFAVDLTDPKNQKKFMPLIGREKEISQLIQILCRKNKNNPLLLGEPGVGKTALVEGLAQRILEGKTPDILADKKIMALDLGSLVAGTMYRGDFESRVKQILEEIKSDPKIILFIDEIHAITGAGSASGALDAANLFKPLLARGELRCIGATTDQEYKKTISQDAALARRFQPLSLGEPTGEETFEILQGLKECYEDFHEIKISDQALLAAIDLSSKYNPERFQPDKSLDLIDEASAMLKIENPAANEKIKKTKNLQKQIEILRGRKEKAVLEENYHEAINIREQIRKLKKNIEAENGQNPDKKSLPLLEASDIQKVLAQKLNIDLSQISLTQSGNLAGLNEKISNIVIGQNGIIEKVVKTLKKSYTGLNAGKRPLASFIFAGPSGCGKTYLAEALSNSLFAGRNNLIRLDMSEFSEQFNISKLIGAPAGYVGYQEENKFTDQVKKKPHSIILLDEVEKAHKSVYNLFLQILDRGQLTDAAGKIISFRQAIIIFTTNLGNSNERIKIGFGGDGKEDSGDNVISEIKKFFLPEFINRLDEILVFNSLDLNNLEKIATMELAKIKDRLEAAGKKMTFSDEIAATLAKQCEKKNARSLLKIIEEKIIEPLTEKIISSADNSLIEITLDGQNINIK from the coding sequence ATGTACAGCGACAAATTCGACAACAACGTAAAAAAGGCCATTTATAAAGCCTTTAATATAGCCAAGGCAACGGGTTGCGAGCAAGTCTTGCCCGCGCACCTGCTTTTGGCGTTGATCAAGCAAAAAGGCACCATTGCCAATGAACTGCTCAGTCCGAAATCGCTGGAAAGCAAAATTTTGGACACCGTTTCCAAACACAAATCCTCGGAAACTTTGAGAAAATTGCCGACACTGTCTTTATCCACGGAAGAAATCGTTTTGCGCGCCGCAAAAACCGCTTTCGAAAACAAACATCCGTTCATCGGCACCGAACATTTGTTTCATGCCATCATTTCGGACGAGAGCAATGATTTGAAAGAAATCTTTTCCAATAAAATAAACCGCGCCAATATCAAAACCCAGCTTAAAGCCCGCTTTAGCGGTATTTCCAGATTTCCGGAAATACGCGATATGTTTAATTTTTTCCAGGCGGACATGCCGACAGACATTATCGATAACCCGGCCGGCGACAAAAAACAAAATCTGCTGGAATTTTTCGCCGTTGATTTGACCGATCCCAAAAATCAAAAAAAATTCATGCCGCTCATCGGCAGAGAAAAAGAAATCAGCCAACTGATTCAAATTTTGTGCCGAAAGAATAAAAATAATCCGCTGCTGCTCGGCGAGCCGGGCGTGGGCAAAACCGCGCTGGTCGAAGGCCTGGCGCAAAGAATTCTCGAAGGCAAAACACCTGACATTTTGGCTGATAAAAAAATTATGGCTTTGGATTTGGGTTCCTTGGTCGCCGGCACCATGTACCGCGGCGATTTCGAATCTCGCGTCAAACAAATTCTGGAAGAAATAAAATCGGATCCGAAAATAATTTTATTCATCGATGAAATCCACGCCATCACCGGCGCGGGCTCGGCCAGCGGCGCGCTGGACGCGGCCAATCTTTTCAAACCTCTGCTCGCTCGAGGCGAACTCCGATGCATCGGCGCGACCACCGATCAAGAATACAAAAAAACCATCAGCCAGGACGCCGCCCTGGCCAGAAGATTTCAACCGTTGTCGCTCGGCGAACCGACCGGCGAAGAAACCTTTGAAATATTGCAAGGATTGAAAGAATGTTATGAAGACTTTCACGAAATAAAAATCAGCGACCAAGCCTTGCTGGCCGCGATTGACTTGTCTTCAAAATACAATCCGGAAAGATTCCAGCCTGACAAATCTCTGGATTTGATCGATGAGGCGTCGGCCATGCTGAAAATAGAAAATCCCGCGGCCAACGAGAAAATCAAAAAAACCAAAAACCTGCAAAAACAAATCGAAATTTTGCGCGGCCGCAAAGAAAAAGCGGTGCTGGAAGAAAATTACCACGAAGCCATTAACATCAGGGAACAAATACGCAAGCTCAAAAAAAACATCGAGGCTGAAAACGGGCAAAACCCGGACAAAAAATCTCTGCCCCTGCTTGAAGCGAGCGATATTCAAAAAGTTTTGGCGCAAAAACTAAACATTGATTTATCTCAAATCAGCCTGACCCAAAGCGGAAACCTGGCCGGTCTAAATGAAAAAATATCCAATATTGTCATTGGCCAAAATGGCATTATCGAAAAAGTCGTAAAAACCCTTAAAAAATCATACACCGGACTCAATGCCGGCAAACGTCCGCTGGCTTCTTTTATCTTTGCCGGACCGAGCGGTTGCGGCAAAACCTATTTGGCCGAAGCGCTGTCAAACTCCCTGTTCGCGGGCAGAAATAATTTAATTCGCCTGGACATGTCCGAATTCTCGGAACAATTCAATATTTCCAAACTGATCGGCGCTCCGGCGGGTTACGTGGGCTACCAAGAAGAAAATAAATTCACGGATCAGGTCAAGAAAAAACCGCACAGCATTATTTTGTTGGATGAAGTGGAAAAAGCGCACAAAAGCGTTTACAATTTATTTCTGCAAATCTTGGACAGAGGGCAATTGACTGACGCGGCCGGAAAAATAATATCGTTTCGGCAAGCGATAATAATTTTCACCACCAATCTCGGAAATTCCAACGAGCGAATAAAAATCGGCTTCGGCGGCGACGGCAAGGAAGACAGCGGAGACAATGTCATTTCCGAAATCAAAAAATTCTTTTTGCCGGAATTCATAAATCGCTTGGATGAAATTTTAGTTTTTAACAGCTTGGACTTAAATAATTTGGAAAAAATAGCTACAATGGAATTAGCAAAGATAAAAGACCGGCTTGAGGCCGCCGGCAAAAAAATGACATTCTCCGATGAAATCGCCGCCACCCTGGCCAAGCAATGCGAAAAGAAAAACGCGAGATCTCTGCTGAAAATAATCGAAGAAAAAATCATTGAACCCCTGACGGAAAAAATAATCAGCTCCGCCGATAATTCTCTCATTGAAATAACTCTCGACGGCCAAAATATAAACATAAAATAA
- the rseP gene encoding RIP metalloprotease RseP — protein MLLTAIVFIIILSVLVLVHEIGHYFTARKLGVKIEEFGIGFPPKAWGYKSKKTGILYSVNWIPLGGFVKIKGEDGAHKEDKDSFIAQKVWKRFAIIIAGVFMNFVLACVLLSIGFMIGAPQIIDNGDNSALLKNKQVQVYEVSADSPAMDAGLEPGDAILEIDGQALSSSSQVAEIIKTKEGQSVDIKVKRYDETLALSVSPVYFENLGQPGIGVSVVSTAIVSYPWYKSLWLGLKSGTLLTGQIVKGLAIVIKNLVTTGHAGLDVAGPVGIAVLTGQFTRMGIIYVIQFAALLSINLMIINFIPFPALDGGRALFLLIEKLRGKPINQKIENIIHTIGFALLILLIIMITGRDIFKFKDVFANIWNKFVS, from the coding sequence ATGCTCCTAACTGCAATAGTCTTCATCATCATTTTATCCGTCTTGGTTTTGGTTCACGAAATCGGCCATTATTTCACGGCCAGAAAGCTCGGCGTCAAAATCGAGGAATTCGGCATCGGTTTTCCGCCCAAAGCTTGGGGATACAAAAGCAAAAAAACCGGCATCCTTTATTCGGTGAATTGGATTCCTTTGGGGGGATTTGTGAAAATAAAAGGCGAGGACGGAGCGCATAAAGAAGACAAAGACAGCTTTATTGCTCAAAAAGTTTGGAAGCGTTTTGCAATAATCATCGCCGGCGTATTCATGAATTTCGTTTTGGCCTGCGTTTTATTGTCAATCGGTTTTATGATCGGCGCGCCGCAAATTATCGATAACGGCGATAACTCCGCTTTATTGAAAAACAAGCAAGTTCAGGTGTATGAAGTCTCTGCCGATTCGCCGGCCATGGACGCGGGACTGGAGCCGGGCGACGCCATTTTGGAAATAGACGGTCAAGCTTTGTCGTCGTCTTCGCAAGTGGCGGAAATTATCAAAACCAAAGAAGGACAAAGCGTTGACATTAAAGTCAAAAGATACGACGAGACACTGGCTTTGTCCGTTTCTCCCGTTTATTTCGAGAATTTGGGACAGCCCGGCATCGGCGTGAGCGTGGTTTCGACCGCCATCGTATCTTATCCGTGGTACAAATCTTTGTGGCTCGGTTTGAAAAGCGGGACATTGCTGACCGGACAAATCGTCAAAGGTTTGGCGATCGTGATTAAAAATTTGGTGACGACCGGCCACGCCGGCCTTGATGTCGCCGGTCCGGTGGGCATTGCCGTCTTGACCGGACAATTCACCAGAATGGGCATTATTTATGTGATTCAATTCGCGGCGCTCTTATCGATTAACTTGATGATAATCAACTTCATTCCGTTTCCGGCGCTCGACGGCGGGCGGGCTCTTTTCCTGCTGATTGAAAAATTGCGCGGCAAGCCGATCAATCAAAAAATCGAGAATATCATTCACACGATCGGTTTTGCTTTGCTGATTTTATTGATTATAATGATTACAGGCAGAGACATATTCAAATTCAAAGACGTTTTCGCGAATATTTGGAATAAATTTGTTTCATAA